In Candidatus Methanomethylicota archaeon, the genomic stretch TTATCTTGCTAGGTTTCTTTTGGATAAGGGTTATGAGGTGTATGGTACTTATCGTAGGCTTAGTTCTCCTAATTTTTGGCGTTTAGAGTATCTTGGAGTTTTTGATAGGGTGAATTTTCTTCCTGTTGAGCTTAGCGATGTGGGGTCGATTGTTGAGGCTTTGAAGATTTCTGAGCCTGATGAGGTTTATCATCTTGCTGCGCAGAGTTTTGTTGAGGCTAGTTTTGAGGCTCCTGTAGCTACGGGGGATATTACTGGTTTGGCTACGACGAGGATTCTTGAAGCTATTCGACAAGTATGTCCAGATGTTAAGTTTTACAATGCGGCTACGAGTGAAATGTTTGGTAAAGCTGGTTTGCTTAATGGTGGGAAACCTCTCAATGAGAATGATGTATTTATGCCGATGAGTCCTTATGCTGCGGCTAAGCTTTACGGCTACTGGATCACAAGGATATATAGGGAGGGCTATAAGATATTTGCTGTAAACGGGATATTATTTAACCATGAATCTCCATTACGAGGCTTAGAGTTTGTAACACGTAAGATTGCGAATGAAGTTGCGAAGATAAAGTTGGGTTTAAGTAGAGAGCTTAGGCTTGGTAATTTGGATGCTAAACGCGATTGGGGTTACGCTCCTGAATATGTTGAGAGTATGTGGCTTATGCTTCAGCAAGATGAGCCAGATGATTATGTGATCGCCACGGGCGAAGCCCACAGCGTAAGGGAATTCGCTGAAAAGGCATTTGATATTGTTGGGTTGAACTGGAAGGATTATGTTAGGGTTGATAAGAGATTTATGAGGCCTTTAGATGTGCCATGCCTAGTTGGCGATTATTCGAAAGCTGAGCGTAAACTTGGCTGGAAGCCTAGAGTGAAGTTTGATAAGCTCGTGGAGATAATGGTTAGGGAGGAAGTTGACCGTTGGTCTCGTTGGCTTAAAGGTGAAAGATTTCCATGGGATGCCCCAAACTATCCGAGTGAAAATAAAATACTTACTAGAGCCTTAAGGATGTGAAAAGCCATGTATAGGTATCCAGTAGCGGAACCTGAAATAGGCGAGGAGGAACTTAGGAATGTTGTTGAAGCTGTTAAGAGCGGATGGGTTAGCAGTAAAGGCAAATTTATTGAAGAATTCGAGGATTCATTTGCAAAGTATGTTGGTGTAAGGTATGGTGTAGCTACATCAAATGGCACAGCCGCCCTCCACCTAGCCCTAGCCGCTTTAAACATCAGCGAAGGTGATGAAGTTATAGTTCCAGATTTAACGTTTGCAGCAACCATAAATGTCGTGATATATGTGGGTGCAAAGCCAGTTATAGTGGATGTAAACCCAGATTACTGGTGCATCGACCCCGAAAAGTTGGAGAAGGCAATAACCCCAAATACTAAGGCAATAATACCCGTACACTTGTATGGTCATCCATGCGACATGGATGCTATAATGGAAATTGCCTCAAAACATAACCTCTACATTATTGAAGATGCTGCAGAAGCTCATGGCGCAGAATATAAAGGCAAAAAGATAGGCTCCTTCGGCCACATATCATGCTTCAGCTTCTATGGAAACAAGATAATAACCACAGGAGAAGGAGGTATGTGCCTAACAAATGACAACGAATTGGCTGAGAGAATGAGAATTCTAAGAGATCATGGTATGAACCCAATAAAAAGGTACTGGCATGATGTAGTAGGCTTTAATTATCGCATGACAAACCTCCAAGCAGCCTTAGGCCTAGCTCAGTTGAGCAAAATAGAAAGGTTCATTGAAAAGAAGAGGGAGATAGCCAAAATCTATGCAGAAGAGCTGTCT encodes the following:
- a CDS encoding GDP-mannose 4,6-dehydratase yields the protein MKRALITGVTGQDGAYLARFLLDKGYEVYGTYRRLSSPNFWRLEYLGVFDRVNFLPVELSDVGSIVEALKISEPDEVYHLAAQSFVEASFEAPVATGDITGLATTRILEAIRQVCPDVKFYNAATSEMFGKAGLLNGGKPLNENDVFMPMSPYAAAKLYGYWITRIYREGYKIFAVNGILFNHESPLRGLEFVTRKIANEVAKIKLGLSRELRLGNLDAKRDWGYAPEYVESMWLMLQQDEPDDYVIATGEAHSVREFAEKAFDIVGLNWKDYVRVDKRFMRPLDVPCLVGDYSKAERKLGWKPRVKFDKLVEIMVREEVDRWSRWLKGERFPWDAPNYPSENKILTRALRM
- a CDS encoding DegT/DnrJ/EryC1/StrS aminotransferase family protein, producing the protein MYRYPVAEPEIGEEELRNVVEAVKSGWVSSKGKFIEEFEDSFAKYVGVRYGVATSNGTAALHLALAALNISEGDEVIVPDLTFAATINVVIYVGAKPVIVDVNPDYWCIDPEKLEKAITPNTKAIIPVHLYGHPCDMDAIMEIASKHNLYIIEDAAEAHGAEYKGKKIGSFGHISCFSFYGNKIITTGEGGMCLTNDNELAERMRILRDHGMNPIKRYWHDVVGFNYRMTNLQAALGLAQLSKIERFIEKKREIAKIYAEELSSLEGITLHPEMPWAKCVYWLYSILIDNRKVKVNRDELAEKLKENGIETRNFFYPLHEMPIYRKYARLTYPVSSKIYRQGLNLPSSVKLSEEDVKYIAQKIREIAT